The following coding sequences lie in one Methanooceanicella nereidis genomic window:
- a CDS encoding glycosyltransferase family 4 protein — protein MKIGVLHWAFPPVVGGVESHLIYLYGELAQKGHDISILTAPHPERDDSSVKWCKIVSDDLMNLDSLQNSIPKEGRYEKVYDMIENFILDETPDVVHAHNFHYFIPDHAECLDEVCKKYGIPMVLTIHNYWEDDLCRHLMKDIGWDKIVAVSYHMKNPSLFDSKVPLDKVEVHYHGVDLDKYRVIEDRDSVRSKLNLDGREVVFHPARACRSKGTMHSIEAVARLRERYPNICLIVSGNGDSVDFEQERPQFRSEVASLVDELKMRDNILFVSPSGDEMPLYMNASDVILYPTIMPQGEAFGIAPVEAMACGKPVIVTNSGGLVESTSMNINGIVVDRDPDKLVDALVENIDRLLTDKNYAEYLGSNGREIAIERFDSRKMAMRMEDLYNRLLNENLTKCESRVGPAIKRKAGDDKIKANCTHSTSFKLI, from the coding sequence ATGAAAATAGGCGTTTTACACTGGGCATTTCCTCCGGTAGTCGGTGGTGTCGAATCACATCTCATATATCTATATGGTGAACTTGCACAGAAGGGACATGATATATCGATACTAACTGCCCCTCACCCAGAGAGGGATGACTCATCAGTAAAATGGTGTAAGATAGTATCAGACGACCTTATGAACCTTGACTCGCTTCAAAACAGTATCCCGAAGGAAGGCAGATACGAGAAAGTCTATGATATGATAGAGAACTTCATCCTTGATGAGACCCCGGACGTGGTCCACGCTCACAATTTTCATTACTTCATACCAGATCATGCGGAATGCCTGGATGAGGTCTGTAAAAAATACGGTATACCCATGGTCCTGACTATCCATAATTATTGGGAGGACGATCTTTGCAGGCACCTGATGAAGGACATAGGCTGGGATAAGATCGTCGCCGTTAGCTACCATATGAAAAACCCGTCCTTGTTCGACTCAAAAGTGCCCCTGGATAAAGTGGAAGTCCATTATCATGGGGTAGATCTTGATAAATACAGGGTCATCGAAGACAGGGACTCAGTAAGGTCTAAGCTGAACCTTGACGGGAGAGAAGTCGTATTTCATCCCGCAAGGGCATGCAGGTCAAAGGGCACTATGCATAGCATCGAGGCGGTCGCCAGGCTCAGAGAGAGATACCCCAACATATGCCTGATAGTCAGCGGTAACGGGGATTCCGTGGACTTTGAGCAGGAAAGGCCCCAGTTCAGGTCGGAGGTAGCTAGTCTGGTCGACGAGCTAAAAATGCGGGACAACATCCTCTTCGTAAGCCCCTCGGGCGACGAGATGCCGCTTTACATGAATGCCTCTGACGTCATCCTCTATCCGACTATCATGCCGCAGGGAGAGGCTTTTGGGATCGCGCCGGTAGAAGCGATGGCATGTGGAAAACCGGTCATTGTCACCAACAGCGGAGGGCTTGTCGAGAGCACCTCGATGAACATTAACGGTATCGTCGTGGACCGCGACCCTGATAAGCTGGTGGATGCACTGGTCGAGAACATCGACAGGCTATTAACGGATAAGAATTATGCGGAGTATCTGGGCTCTAACGGCAGGGAGATAGCCATTGAAAGATTTGACTCGAGAAAGATGGCTATGAGGATGGAGGACCTATATAACAGGCTTTTGAATGAAAACCTGACTAAATGCGAAAGCAGAGTTGGTCCGGCAATAAAACGAAAGGCCGGCGATGATAAGATCAAGGCTAATTGTACACACAGCACGTCTTTCAAGCTGATATAG